One genomic region from Metallosphaera tengchongensis encodes:
- a CDS encoding cytochrome C oxidase assembly protein: protein MLYSLGVIASALAGLTVVLGGIVEGYGYGLSLGTKWPYTRDIHHVAMKGDPEALHRISATIVGLISLAFLIMSPSFITVVGFIAVIFTALLGMATLYVLAGKLPSVFQGLHDIAAYTVFVTYLLIFLQGLGYNINIIAFLEQAIIPPHFLYFVIFMGGVVTGLRRMSRPIGQVRKPQGRLQWAWAIHGVLAVIFILAVLYLHYWLTLGFTALEITAGLWVYRSINKNPEKPGASIGFHQLFSLLTVVAIILNSLAIVP from the coding sequence ATGTTGTACTCTTTAGGGGTTATAGCTTCGGCCTTGGCTGGGTTAACTGTCGTACTAGGTGGTATAGTTGAGGGGTACGGCTATGGTCTATCGTTAGGTACCAAATGGCCATACACTAGGGACATTCATCATGTCGCAATGAAAGGAGATCCAGAAGCACTTCACAGGATAAGCGCAACAATCGTTGGTTTAATTTCTCTAGCGTTTCTAATAATGTCTCCTTCATTTATAACAGTTGTTGGATTTATCGCAGTTATATTTACAGCGCTTCTGGGAATGGCTACGCTTTACGTGCTGGCTGGAAAATTACCGTCCGTGTTTCAAGGCCTTCATGACATAGCTGCCTACACGGTCTTCGTCACATATCTCCTTATCTTCCTTCAAGGGCTAGGCTACAACATAAACATCATAGCGTTCTTGGAACAAGCAATAATACCTCCCCACTTCCTCTACTTCGTAATTTTCATGGGAGGAGTAGTAACGGGACTCAGGAGAATGTCTAGGCCTATTGGACAGGTCAGGAAACCTCAGGGGAGACTTCAGTGGGCATGGGCAATTCACGGCGTTCTGGCAGTAATATTCATTCTTGCTGTATTGTACCTACATTACTGGCTAACTTTAGGGTTCACCGCGCTAGAAATAACGGCAGGACTATGGGTCTATAGATCTATCAACAAGAATCCAGAGAAGCCAGGTGCTTCCATAGGGTTTCACCAGCTCTTCTCATTGTTAACTGTCGTCGCCATAATTCTAAATTCCCTTGCAATAGTACCTTGA
- a CDS encoding ParA family protein, with product MIKIGIFGIKDRVGKTTLSVNLAMELSNYGRTLIVDKTPTCGLWRKLGISGSDHDLICYNNMCVLKLFRKPFRINEEYPDDEINKLMHFYRSGWDYIVIDNFTNATLDNKIVRVDLDALPIFVTDPLNIDILLRYASNFPRRYALIVNFAFNGLNLSNEVNRLFQMVLSIPVTDDNQMRAYLGSIVKDLTNRSTLFYG from the coding sequence TTGATAAAAATTGGAATATTTGGGATAAAGGATCGTGTAGGAAAAACTACGTTGAGCGTGAACCTAGCCATGGAACTGTCCAACTATGGTAGGACGTTGATAGTTGACAAAACCCCGACGTGTGGTTTGTGGAGGAAACTTGGAATTAGTGGTTCTGACCATGATCTCATATGTTACAATAACATGTGCGTACTCAAGCTCTTTAGAAAACCTTTTAGAATCAACGAGGAGTATCCTGACGATGAAATAAATAAATTAATGCATTTTTATCGGTCTGGTTGGGATTATATTGTTATTGATAATTTTACCAATGCGACATTAGATAACAAAATAGTAAGGGTAGACTTAGACGCTCTTCCTATCTTCGTCACAGACCCTCTAAATATTGACATCCTCCTGCGATACGCTTCCAATTTTCCTAGAAGGTACGCTCTCATAGTTAATTTCGCCTTTAATGGGTTAAATTTAAGCAACGAGGTCAATAGACTTTTCCAGATGGTTCTTTCAATTCCGGTTACTGATGATAACCAGATGAGAGCTTATCTCGGTAGTATCGTTAAGGACTTGACAAATCGATCAACGCTATTTTACGGCTAG